One window of the Camelina sativa cultivar DH55 chromosome 1, Cs, whole genome shotgun sequence genome contains the following:
- the LOC104703564 gene encoding uncharacterized protein LOC104703564 yields the protein MTDSLLYNAAVVVQKVHLRVLLFFSXDDVVYTRKAMASDEDKRHWVAEPGIDRKASAFIAKFHATRVSESERQTVSPYRSDKA from the exons ATGACTGATTCACTTCTCT ATAATGCAGCAGTTGTTGTACAAAAGGTACATTTACGAGTACTTTTATTCTTCTCTTTNGACGACGTCGTTTACACTCGCAAAGCAATGGCTAGTGATGAAGACAAACGTCATTGGGTCGCTGAACCAGGTATCGACCGTAAAGCTTCTGCCTTTATCGCCAAGTTTCATGCCACTCGTGTCTCTGAGTCCGAGCGTCAGACAGTCTCTCCTTATCGATCCGACAAGGCATGA
- the LOC104717143 gene encoding uncharacterized protein LOC104717143, with the protein MGGDKRSQSSKRFSLFSFFKSRRSHNRVEVDASCDDVVYTRKAMASDEDKRHWVAEPGIDRKASAFIAKFHATRVSESERQTVSPYRSDKA; encoded by the coding sequence ATGGGAGGAGACAAGAGATCACAAAGCAGCAAGAGGTTCTCTCTCTTTAGCTTCTTCAAATCACGAAGATCTCACAACAGAGTGGAAGTGGACGCCTCTTGCGACGACGTCGTTTACACTCGCAAAGCAATGGCTAGTGATGAAGACAAACGTCATTGGGTCGCTGAACCAGGTATCGACCGTAAAGCTTCTGCCTTTATCGCCAAGTTTCATGCCACTCGTGTCTCTGAGTCCGAGCGTCAGACAGTCTCTCCTTATCGATCCGACAAGGCATGA